The Drosophila nasuta strain 15112-1781.00 chromosome 2R, ASM2355853v1, whole genome shotgun sequence genome segment CACAGTTAATGAGCCAAAACTGGCAGCATGTGTGCCAAGTTTCGACAGCCGAGCAGCCGAGCAGTCAAGCAGTTGCTTTGCATGCAAAACATTGTATTGGCCTTGGGGGGCTGGTGAAGAGCCAAACGAATAACTCAATTTTCATAGAGTGGCTGTTGCACATGGCAAACCAATAAACACTTTTTGCAACAAACTCCAAACTGAGCccgcagcagccgcagtaGAAGCGCAGCGACAGGCGAACAGGCGAAACTTTCTGACAGCGACAAAATGGCGTACAACTGCCAACTGCATTTGTGCCTCGCCTCTTTTGCACCTGCATGTGGTTTAGTTGAGGGGTGTGGCTGGGAGAGGATCTCAAGGAGAACGTCACATAAAAGTGGGAGGAGAGCTTTACTGCCGGAAGCGTTTACCAAATTAACAGCAGTGAGTGGCTGCAACTTTGCTGCAGCTGTGGGGCAAAGAAACTCACTCACTGACACACCGAggcaaaacaataacagcTACAATATGTCTCGGgaacatttcaatttgtgcgccaaacaaacacacatacgcgcaaacacacacattcgcaaaATTGTTGCCTGCATGCGGACAAACGccaaaatatttagttttacaacaaaacttttgcacaGAGCTCGCACAAtcgcaaaaattgaaaagaaatattgGTTAGCTCTGGCGACGCAATatagcaaacaacaacacaaatacggaaaacagaaaaaaatgcctcaaaaacaacagaaatagaaactgaaaataaagtttttatttttgtgtttcgtGTGGCAAATGCATTGGATTCTGCTTTCTGTTTCGGGTTTTCTCTGTCTCACCGCAGCTGTCAGCTCATGTGACTGAGAGCCGCACGACGCGACGCTAGCTTTCACTTCTCTATTTCTCATCTCTTCTCTTGTTTTGTACACATATTATTCCAGCGATTTGCAATCGGTCACAGCATACACAGTTTGTATGCATGTGATGGAAACTACTCGGTGGGAATTGCATTCAGAATCAGAATGAAGAATTCTTGTTTGGGCTTTTCAAGTCAGCCTAAAAGCATGCtacaattatttgtatatatctCACGTATACGTGGCATTGCCACTGCCATATAacgcattaaaatatttcatgagCTTAAAACTATAATTAAACTGAAGTGTGAAGAAATGAGATGTTGTAGTTCTTGTTACTCTTggcatatttgtatatattattttaatgtttcaAGCTCGTAGTTATGCATTTTAAAGTTGAATGCGTTGAAGTCCCGCAGTGTTTCTGAAGACTCTTGACACTGGACTATGGattcaattttcttttcttaagaattattttttttcatttattgaaatgtacgatcatttaaataatacatttttaaatcagCTGCTTAAAATCTTATTGTTGATTACAAATTATGTTTGTCAAAAACCTTCTTATAGctattagttattatattaaatgtttaaatttcagTAAACATAGTATTTAAAATCAGAGTAAATGCTAtgatattttttagtatatcttGAAGCTtccaatattttaaaatgtatttaatatttgatacTAAAAATTCCTACTACCACAAAATCAAAGCTAGCTAGTAGCTACATCAACAAATCTAAAAattgaagttattaattaaaaattaaaaataggtCATTTATCCCATCGTACAGTGTTGATAGTTGAGCGCGAGTTGAATGtcgttttaataatttattttgtgtgctcAGCAGGCTGCTCATTaacgcacacacagaaagagcgagagaaagacagGCTCAAGCAGCAGGCGACCCTCAGACATACATACTCGTCGTATATGCGAGCATTTACTAGACAATCTGACGCTGAGAGGCATAGGGTGCGGGGTATAAGTCATGAGGCATCAGGCACATGAAGCACGCACAAAGCACGCACTTGGCAGTCTTGGCATCGAGTTCGCCTCTAAGTTGGTCTGTTGGACTGTTGCCTGCCGCATATCACCTTAATTACAGGCAACAGTCTGGGTGCAGTCAGACGGCAAATGGAAGGCAGGCAAACGGCTTTTATGGTTGGGCTGTCATTGCCACGCTGCTTCAGATGTTCCCCGCGTTGCCGTCAGGTACGTGCCATATTGTCGTTGCTGTTACGCTTTAGCGATTTGCCACTGTACTTGCACAGTTGCCAAACGGATTCAGCTTGCACTTGACTGCTGATAAGCGTGTGatttctacacacacacacagacactgtTATAGACATttaagccacacacacacggacacatAGAAACAGCTGCCACCATGGCCATGAATACATGCGCCGTTGAATTGCGTTTATGCCGGTTTTATGTTACATCTAAGTGAAATTTAAGGACTCCACTCAACAACGTTCTAAATCCACTGCATAGTTCATATGAGTCGGACTGGGCAGCGCCGCaggcacacatacatacatatgtttgtacatacatacataggtgCGGCGGCTATTCACATGATGAGTTTGCCTACTGTGGAAGCAGGAAGCTATCAAGGCAAAAACACACAgttgcccacacacacacacacacacagacgagAAGAGAGCATAACTGCGTTCAGATCAACAGCCAGCACACTGTTGGCCATTCGCAGGTGCTGCAGGACGTTGCCACTTATTCCAACCACATATGGCAACGAGCTACAGTTCCGGCCATTGTACGAGTGCGAGGCAGCTTCGTTTCGATTCTAATAACTCCAATTACAAATGGCGGTTGCTTAAAACCCTTGTGCATATGTGAGTGCCATTTCGactgtgcgtgagtgtgtgtgtgtgtgtgtgtgtgtacgttgGAAGGGAGGGCTCAACTTGTTGCGGGGCTTTATGACATGCCTGCCGCTTTATCCATGCTATTATTTCAAGGATTAACTGTGAAAGGACAACGCACGAATGCGCAGCCAGACACCGACACCGATACTAACGTCGCTGTCGACGCCGACGACGGCGTCGTCGCCATAGCCGTTGGGTAGGATTTGCTTTGCAAAACAAATCACACATAAAACGAGCAGCGAGCGAGAGCAAATGGGTTTGGGGCAAAGAGTGGGGTAAACTGAAGCATGTCCAGCAGCACAAAAGGATGCCCAATTAGGCCGCAATGAAAGTTTGCTGGAAATGAGCTTTCAGCTGCGCACAGACCGGACAAcgacagagacacagacacagacactgAAACCGagtcagagacagagagaaagtgGCAAAGTCTCGACAAACCAATTGAGCACAGACTGAAATTTGTCAgctaacaaattttatttttgcatggATATTTACAAACTAGTTAACTTGATGGCATGCTTTTGTGGTGTATACAGAtatgtgggagtgtgtgtgtgtgtgtatgtgatcAAATAGGAATGGTTACCGTCGGGATGGCCACCAATGCCAATGCTTACTTAACGCGGAAACGACGAAGTGCAGGTGGCAGGTAATCCTGTCCGCCTGTCAGTTGCGATTGAGTCACGGTTGCTGGAGCAGCTTGTGTTTGCGATGCAAAATTCAATACTGGAGCGCTGCCCTCGTTGGATATGCGGGACACGCCGGGCAGTTGATTGTATTGATTCTGAATAGCCAATTGTGCGTTGGCGGCATCCTGTGGTGTGCGATACTTCACAAAGTGAACCTCGGGCTTGTTGCTCGTGGTTGACTTGAGTGCGTTCAGTTGTTTGGCCAAATTGGCCACATCGGCCTGCTTGCTCAGCACATAGATGGCGGTCTCCTGTTGGGCGGACTGCTTGGCCAGCTGCAAAGCAGCATTCTCGAAGCCACGATTTTCGGGTGTGCGAATGAACACAATGCGCAGGTTCTTCTTCAATGAGTCGGCGATTTGCTGATTGTTGACGCCTTCATCGAACTGGTCCTCGGGCGCAGCATACGTGTAGAATTCTTTCTGGAATTCCTCAATTAGTGGGGCTGCCTGAGGCACAATGGCACCTTGAGCTTGCGTCTGGATTGGCGCCTCAATAGGCAGTGATAGTTGAGCCTCGccgtgttgttgctgtggttgagCGATGACAGGTGCAGCAGCTTCGACGGGCAGCAAACCGTTGCCGGGCACAAACGAAAGTCCCTCGTCCGCATGGGCGACCGGCTGATAGTTGTAGCCCAGCTTATCGGCACTGCAGGTGGCCGCAAAAAGGCAAATCAACTGTGGGAAGCAGTAGGAATTAATATTGAACCATATTGTGGTAGCACTTTAGGGCTTACAATAAATCCACGCATTTTAGTTTTGGTTTGCTGTTGGCTTTTGGTTGAACGCACGACTCAAACTGGCAGGTGAAACTAATGCTGGGAGTTGGATGGACAAGCGCTTTTATAGGCGCAGTTTTTGAGCTGCAGTCGAAACGAATCGTATCGAATCGGATTGCGCCCAATCCCCACCCTCTTTGAAGAGATGTGGCGAGTGGCATCTGGCGACCTTGACAGCGCATGCGatattaattagttttttatGCCATTCCAAAGTCATTAAAGAGTCGCACGCATTTAAATATACGACTAAGCACACCACAGCATAGGCCTAGTCAACATCTAGGGCCATTTATCTTTGCCTCAACGCCATCACATTtggattttgatttaaatgcactttacgacacatataaatatgcatggaTTGCCGCTTTGTAGCACTGCCCCATTCCCCCAATTCAAAATCCAAATGTTTGGCCGCATTAGGCCCCAAATAGACCCATCTGACGCACAGCCGCAGCTTAAACCGCAGCCACTAGtcttgaaattgttgttgaaaaacgaaaaaaacgaaataaataaaaacagctACTGATTTAAACTGTGTCGATGATATCGCGGCAGTCTGGCATCGGGTCAGCGCTAAGctcttaattataattttcataattttcccCAAAAGCTTCGCTTTTATCTTCCCTCTTCGGTGCAGAGGGCGTCAATATATTCTGGCCAACGAGCAAATGAACTTTCTTAACTAAtttaaactttgtttttcTGACATTCGCGGTTCGCcatccaacaacaacacaacacataAATCTTTTCTCGCTTGACCGAACTGTCAATGCACtatgtttgtatataattgttttgtttttgaagaGTTGATTGTTCAGTAGACGCTTTGTTTACATAGATATTAATAACTTTGAATGCACACTTAAGTACATAatgatattatttatacaGGAAGAAGTGCAGTGAGTAAAGATATAGTTATAAGCATTttctaattcaaattaaattatattttactagAACTTACCACTCGCGATTAACATGACTTcgatatttcaatattaaattacaatatCCTCATAATTGGTCGTTAAGACAAGTTTTGGGAAACTCTATCATCATGCTCTTGGTAATTACATAATTTAAGAGTTCGGGTAATGATTCATCTTTGGACTATGAAGGTGCAAGGTTATTTGGAACCAAAGACAGCTAATGTGGCTACAGCCAGCCAAACAAAAGGCCcgaaaaacttaaaacaacaaaaacaaagaaaaagcgcaaaaaaagacaaaagatTGGCAACACGCAAACTTGGCATCTGGCGCTGGAATTTTGAGACGATGATGGTATGGTTGGACCTTGGACACACCTGTGTGGAAATTGCAGCAGGAGCAAGTCATGGGCCTCCAGGCAAGATTAAAGCAGTCGCGATACTTGCAGCACTTcactcgaaaaaaaaaaaaatgaacggGAGGAAAAAGCTGGCAGCTTTGACGTGACTGGCAAACTTTTTGGCAGGCGCCACTAACGAGCTACGTTCTCTTAGGAACGAGTACAGGCTCTCATGTTGCTCAAAAATTCTCAAAACTAAAACTTGCTCAACAGATTTGCAGTGCCAGGATACCTACTGTTTTTAGGGCTGCACTTTACTGTGCCACATGGCGCaagtagtgtgtgtgtgtgcgtttgacCTTTGACACTAAAACAATTTGCGAAGCAACATGATGTCAGCCACagtgtcgtcgttgtcgtcgtcgtcagtaCCATGGCTGCCATAATTTAGTTGAAACATTCTTAAAGCACAACGCTTGTCGTTAAACTTGGCGGCCGACAGAAAGACACAGAGACGGATATCTTCATATACGTAGGCTTTGGCATTAAGCGTATGGCGTGGTGCAAGGAGCAGAAAGTTGGAAAACTGGGCAGGCTCAACTCCGCGTATAGCTCATTAAAAAGTTTGCCAGCGACAACGTCGACAGCAACAGACACATGGCTTAAGAAAATGTTTGCCTGGACGCGGCTCTTGACTGGGTTTTGTGTGGTGGCAGGGCTGAGCTGGGCTGTTCTGGGCTGGGCTGGGGGAGTTGGCTGCCTTTATGGCTATCTAAGAGATACTTTGAGATAATCCGAAACAGCGCGAGCTCAAAAGTGAAATACTTCGTCTTGGTCCGCTGTCATTAATTATTCATAATACCAGGCCACAGATATACTTGtgtatgcatatacatacatacatatagatagATGGATGGACAGCTGTCAACGCTAGCAGCGAACGCCTTTTTGATTGAAATgtgtataaattttaaaatcattttgcaTCGCAAAAGAGAACCAAATTAGAAAagacattattttaattacaaaactcAAACAAGAACATTTCcattcatatatatgtacatagttCCACGTTCAAAAGGAAAACTTTCCAGCAAGACTAATTAAACTCGGTTcacaatgaaatgcaattaaataagcACATCAGACAGCTAGCTAGATGTTTCTACTATGAGTTGACAAGCTGcattcaacaaaatattgatgacatttattttctatttaatttctatttaaatttagcagTCTTTGGCACTAGCCCACATTTGGTTGAAGCCCTAACGCTAATGTTGACCAGTGGGTAGGTATTGCCGGAACAGTGCCTGCAACTTGGCAGTTTCGAGCTCATTGGCCTGCTCGTGAGTCTCATAATCGACGCCGCCCTTGGGCAAAATCTTGAACACCACCTGCTCCGGTGACTGCTGTCTGTATTgtggcggaggaggaggcggtAGAGGTGCAGCAGTAACTGCTGGATTAAGTTGAATGACCTTTGCTGTTTCCACCGCGTGGACACTGGTTTTGCCCGGCAGCTGATCGTAGCCAGACCTCAGACTATTTAGAGCACGAGTCACATCTTCGGGCGTACGATATTTGACAAAGTGTACACTGGGCTTGTGACCCGCCTGCTGCTCGATGGCTGCCCTCTGTTGCTCCAAAGACGCGGTATCCATTTGCCGCTGAAGCACATAGATATCCAGCGCATTTTGTGCCGCCAGCTGTTTGGCAGTTAGCGTGAAGAGATTTGTTTCTGGCGTGCGAATAAACACAACTTGCTGGGGAGGTGTGAATGCCTTGGCCAGCTGACGGGCTGCCGCTTGCAAGGGCAGCGACTGGTCATCCTCCGCTGGTGCAGTGTAACTGTAGTATTCCGTGGCAAGTGGATTGTGTTGAGCGTAATTTTCGCTAGCCGGCAAATAGGCGTTGTTCACTGCGAGGGCGTGACTGAAGCACAGGAAGAGACCAAGTTTCTGTGTGGCGCAAAAAGAGATgggaaaattaaattaaacttctCAAATTTCGCTTTGCAGTCATCTTACCATTAAGGCTTGCATGTTAGCTGGATCTCGGGATCCACGTTTTGtgaagttatttttatattcggATTTGGTTTCGGTTGCGGTTGACGGGCTGCAGCGGATGATTTTTAACGCTTGAAGCTCAGCTCGTTTATAATCTagtcacagcaacaaaacCATCCTTATATAcgacacaaacaacaaaactgacTTCTCGACTGCGATGTCTTTGTTTTCTTCTGTTTGTGGCTTTTTATGGtcttttaaaagatttttgcaAACTCTTTTGCTCtggtttttgtatttgcctgCTCCGATTATCCATGTTAATGTCGCtcaattttgaaatgcaaatttctttgGTTGCCATTTGGTGGCCAGAGACAAAGCCAGGCCAAATGAAACGTATGTGAATTTGACCTGCGCTCGACTTGAACTTGAATTAATTCgcataaaatttacaaatgagCCCCCAATTTGAATTAGTTATCAAAAATGTTTCATATGCTATTTGCTGTCCACCAATATAGACAGAGCCATTTATTATGTCGCCCCAACACGCCCCGCCAACCACTTCGATAACCACCAAAATCAACGCCTAGGTTTCACTTTCACTTGAATTCGTTTTTATGATCGCGTTTTATGGCTTGCGATTGTGTTAATTTACACGTCATTTTtgatcatttttttgtttagttttagtttttaataagCTTACCAGCTAACGAGCCTCGCTCCAGATTTTAGCTGATAAGCCTCTTAGACAAAACGTAAAGCCCCTTTAAGTCTCCCTTGTGATCTGTGTGAAgaaagagcagcaacagcatttaTCGTTTATTGtgattttttatttggctATGTCCAAAACTTGATACATCTATGACAGTCTTatggatttatttttatgtctTAATCAGCTGAGCCAGTGTCTTAAAAGTGGGCTCGCCGCTTACGCTTCTGAGCTGGCAGATACCTCCTCGATGGCGTGTCTGTGGGGAA includes the following:
- the LOC132786825 gene encoding uncharacterized protein LOC132786825; amino-acid sequence: MRGFILICLFAATCSADKLGYNYQPVAHADEGLSFVPGNGLLPVEAAAPVIAQPQQQHGEAQLSLPIEAPIQTQAQGAIVPQAAPLIEEFQKEFYTYAAPEDQFDEGVNNQQIADSLKKNLRIVFIRTPENRGFENAALQLAKQSAQQETAIYVLSKQADVANLAKQLNALKSTTSNKPEVHFVKYRTPQDAANAQLAIQNQYNQLPGVSRISNEGSAPVLNFASQTQAAPATVTQSQLTGGQDYLPPALRRFRVK
- the LOC132785115 gene encoding uncharacterized protein LOC132785115, producing MQALMKLGLFLCFSHALAVNNAYLPASENYAQHNPLATEYYSYTAPAEDDQSLPLQAAARQLAKAFTPPQQVVFIRTPETNLFTLTAKQLAAQNALDIYVLQRQMDTASLEQQRAAIEQQAGHKPSVHFVKYRTPEDVTRALNSLRSGYDQLPGKTSVHAVETAKVIQLNPAVTAAPLPPPPPPQYRQQSPEQVVFKILPKGGVDYETHEQANELETAKLQALFRQYLPTGQH